CAATATaagtataacatttacattttagtcatttatcagacgctcttatccagagcgacttacagttagtgagtgcatacattttccatactggccccccgtgggaatcgaacccaccaccctggcgttgcaaacgccatgctctaccaactgagttacagtttacaGTTTACTGAGACCCGACACCTGTAATGTTACATTTCTCTAGTAAACAATATTTAATTTATTAACATAATTTTCATTCTGTCCGAAGACTGAGGGGCAGTATTGAACGAGTTTTGCAACTGAAGTCCCACCCCTGTGTCTACATCACATCTGGTATAAACTCAAAAGAGTTCAACGTTCCGCTACTTTGCTTATACTACTTGAAAGCTTCTTTTTTTGTGCTTTTATTTTGAGATTTGCTACGCGCAATTATGTCTATGTCTCTGTCCAGTTTTGAGGAGCGTCAATGCGAGCTGGTGAGACAATACGAGAACCTTTACGGTTGTATTCGGACAACCACGCAAAAGACAACAGCTGGAAGGAGATATCACGAATTTTGAACGTCGTTACTGATATCaaagaaacatggagaaagaTTGGGGACCGGTATGTTCGCAATCTGAAAAGGTTGAAGGAGACGAGGAGGGGGctgctgctggtgtgtgtgtcccACCGATTGTCCTACAACTAGATTGGCTTCGTGATCACGTGAAACATCGTCAGACacacaccaatatgccagatatgGTACTAGATTGCAGTGTCGTGGAATGACTGTTCTAAAATGACTGGGGAAGCAGACAGGGGGCGCTGTTCCGAAGCCACTACCAACaatctcacgtcagaattagacgttcatccatgtttctcaaacatcacatttcaaagtgtttaaggttaggtttaggcaggcattaactccgaatggttaaggaaAGGTTTAAGGTTTAGGATTAAAACAAACATCTTAAAAACAACTTTTTATCTCTGGATTCAAAcctgcaacctttggaatcagcgGCAGATGCTCACTGTTAACCtggaaaccagccactaggggcatctccctactgacttgtatcacgggtgacctggctgaccGCTACAACTAGGCCTACACATTCTCAGCCCATTCTCTTTCATACATTTTGTAGTACAGTAttccaataaatacatttttctttGATACATTTGCTTGTTATACATATATTTATTTTGACAGATTGTAATTTATTCATTCGAAATAAGGCTACATTTTTACAATATGTATTACACTTGAATACTGTGAATTATAAATGCTTTATGCTTGCATCATCTCTAATGACATGTAATTCTTAGTCCAGTGATGTAACATTTGCTGGTTTAAAGGTCCAAttcagccgtttttatctcaatatcaaatcatttctgggtaacaattaagtactgtGTGCGACTCTGTTTTTATAGCTTACATTCAGttaaaattgtttaaaaaaaactaaaacaaaaatagcttcttagcaaagagtaatttctcaagcaagaattttactAGGACTATCTGGGAGTGGTCTTTACTAGGACTATCtcggagtggtctgagtggggaggggaaaacaagaatctagctgttattggcagaggggtttggaactctctttcttattggtctattaactaatttaacacctggtgatgtcaccaggcaggccaaaactccatcccaccaaaatatttacattttagttatttagcagatgctcttatacagagcgacttacagttagtgcataaatttttcatactggccccccatgggaaacgaacccacaacgctgacgttgcaagcgccatgctctaccaactgagctacaggatgcagaaatttcaggcagtcaTGTCAAACTAGAGGGCATTTCACAATTACGcattattattccaacctcatagtgtgtaaTTATAAAACACAGAAAAATCACGTTTTTTTACTGCACTGGGTCTTAAAAATTGACTTTCacgtaaaatgtatttatttcattatatattgaacaataacaaaaaatacaaaaatggaAATATGCTGGAAAGAGTACATAAACTTAACATAGACAGGTGTTTTACACGTCAAAAGAAAATGTACATTTGTCAAAAAGTTTTATGGAATGTAAtgcttttttgtttttacattttctgatcatttcaaaataatgttttagttATACCTTAAACAAATTAAAAAGTGGTTTGTTCTCCGCCCACTACATCTTATGAATAAATAATATTActagaaaaaataagcaaatgaACAATAACAATTTAATCGGGGTCCATATCAGTTGGGTCAAAATTAAACATAATAACGGAATCTTCCAGATAAACGTTAAAAGTGGTTTCCCTTAAAATAAACTATTCTAAATCAAACCAAAATCTTCTGACATTATAGCCGACATGCACCTGTTGGAGGGCTGGATAAATGACTTATTCATTCCCTAAGAGCACCACTGGGCTGCAGTGTTGACCACAATTTTTATCACTATGCAGCATTGGTAACCGGTCGGGAGAGAGACACCTATGATGCTCTTCAACAAAGGGCACGCACCTGTTGGAGTGCTAAATGGATGACTCACCTTTGTATATTTCACAGCCACTTGGTGTCATGTcaatacaataaaatacaatacATCATTTTTGGAGTGGCACACTACATGCCACTGATTCTGTGCTGCCTCCAGCctcttaatgtgtgtgtgtggggggggggatcttagaccattcctccataaatAATATTTTCAGATCCTTGATATCTTTCATCTGCagttatggactgccctcttcaacagGGATGGACGTAGTGATTTGGAGGCCCCAGGCAGAGGCCAGTCTGAGGCCCCCCCTCCTAAAGTTGTTTTTATGGGTTTTATAGTAAAGACATgtaatttaactgtaaaaatgtattacctttgaatgtgccatgaacacaaacagtcatgatgttttcatctgattgtcaaacaaatcacttcaaaaaagGATACCTTCGCACGTCGTTCATCCCCAAAATTCCACCAcccgaacagtgcactgtgcacctgccaactttccttcaattcgcaagtggctgatactatctcaccggagaaagcatccgagctaGCGAAACAGTGCACCTCTGTTTCACTATTTGTAGGGTTGGGGGGACTCGAGCAgagaaattatatatattttttaatgattactagtattattattttttaattattcCCAGCTCACGAACGAGGCCCCTTGATGATGTgaggcctgaggcaattgcctcttctgcctaatgtgaaaagtataaaaaatgtatgcactcactaactgtaagtcgctctggataagagcgtctgctaaatgaccaaaatgtaaaaatgtaaatgtaatgttaagtCCGCCACTGttcttttttacatttacatttacgtcatttagcagacgctcttatacagagcgacttacaaattggtgcattcaccctatagccagtgggataaccactttacaattgttagaaggattactttatcctatcccaggtattccttaaagaggttggGTTTCAAATgtatccggaaggtggtgagtgactccgctgtcctggcgtcgtgagggagcttgttccaccattggggtgccagagcagcgaacagttttgactgggctgagcgggaactatgcttccgcagaggaaggggagccagcaggtcagaggtggatgaacgcaatgccctcgtttgggtgtagggactgatcagagcctgaaggtacggaggtgccgttcccctcacagctccataggcaagcaccatggtcttgtaacggatgcgagcttcaactggaagccagtggagtgtgcggaggaggggggtgacgtgagagaacttgggaaggttgaacaccagatgggctgcggcattctggatgagttgtaggggtttaatggcacaggcagggagcccagccaacagcgagttgcagtaatccagacgggagatgaccagtgcctggattaggacctgtgccgcttcctgtgtaaggcagggtcgtactctccgaatgttgtagagcatgaacctgcaggatcgggtcaccgccttgatgttagcggagaacgacagggtgttgtccagggtcaagccaaggctcttcgcactctgggaggaggacacaacggagttgtcaaccgtgatgacgagatcatggaacgggcagtccttccccgggaggaagagcagctccgtcttgccagggttcagcttgaggtggtgatccgtcatccatactgatatgtctgccagacatgcagagatgcgattcgccatctggttatcagaagggggaaaggagaagattagttgtgtatcgtcagcgtagcaatgataggagaggccatgtgaggatatgacagagccaagtgacttggtgtatagggagaaaaggagagggcctagaactgagccctgggggacaccagtggtgagagcacgtggtgcggagacagcttctcgccacgccacttggtaggagcgaccggtcaggtaggacgcaatccaggagtgagccgcgccggagatgcccagcttggagagggtggagaggaggatctgatggttcacagtatcaaaggcagcagacaggtctagaaggacaagagcagaggagagagagttgatccatgagacacatttgacagaattACCGCAAGTCAAAATAATTCTAGTACCGAACCATTTTTCATGTTCTACTATCAAAAAAGTACCGAAGTTTGGTATCTCGTGCAACACTAGCCCTAACACACATACAGGAGGatgcacacgcatacacacttACCCTAGTTTCTGTAGTTTACAGTTTGGATCCGCCAGTCCATCACAAAGCAGTGTAACTCCTGAGTCCTGCAGGTCATTGTCTCTCAGCTCCAGTTGTTTCAGTTGTGATTTGGTTGAACACAGGACTGAGGCCAGATCTGAACAGCAACCCTCTGTCATACCACACCGACTTAGGCTGGAGGGAGTAGAGGAACATTGTCTAGCCAACACAGTCTTACTTACAAGCACATATAATAGTGCGTGAACATAAACAAACAAACGTGCACGcagcgtgcgcacacacacacacacttaccccagtTCCTGTAGTTTACAGTTTGGATCCTTCAGTCCAGCACACAGCAGTGTAACTCCTGAGTCCTGCAGGTTGTTGTCTCTCAGCTCCAGTTGTTTCAGTTGGGAGTTGGGTGCCTTCAGGACTGAGGCCAGATATGAACAGCAACCCTCTGTCAGACCACATTGACCTAGACTGCAGCATGGGTTCACAAGAGTATATTAAGGAAGCATCCATGATAattacagatacacacacacacacacacacacacactgttagattaatttgtattttaagaataatgactaaagaatttcaccccaaaaacagtataaatgtgtaaactgtgttacaattatcaacccactaacagagggggggcgggactaaacattccagggtgaaggagaaaggtggaaactgtttaagaaagcctcctaaaggtgggcggagcaaagtgcctttgtgtgtcaagaggtataaaacaggagtgtatgggttttggcgccagagctctccatgaataaaaatacagatcattcttgttggttgtggaccttgaatcatttatgattacaaccagagccttacaacctctggtaatgattcaagcttaggttgaattagagatagaaattctcttaacacacacacacacacacacacacacacacacacacacacacacacacacaggatgctCACATAAGTATCTGTATGTTGTAGAGTGAACTGATTAGTCCGGcacagagcagcttcactcctctgtctcccaggtcattgCAGCCGAGGTCTAGCTCTGTCAGGGGGCTGTTTGGTGTCTGCAGGGCTGAGGCCAGAGTCCAACAGGATGTATAAGTGAGGTCACAGCCAGCCAGTCTAAAAAGATGTATTATACTTTTAGATATTCAAAaccttattaataataatatgacatATATAAACACAATGAAAAAGGAGTCTCTCAGATGATGGTCAATCCAGACCTACATGGTATATATGGAGTTTAATGTTGGGTGTACGTCATCTCATTATACAACACAACTTACGATGCTCTCTTGCAGGTTTTCACTACTGGCAGCAACCTTAGACGACCTTCCTCTGATGTGTTATATGTCTTCAGGTCAaactcctccagcacctcctctgACATCAGTAACACAAAGGCCAGGGCTGAACATTGGAGAGGTTGTAGCTTTGTTTCTGAAAGAGTTCCTGATCGCAGGGAGGTCTGGATCTCTTCAACTACAGAGTTATCCccaagttcattcagacagtggaacaagtTGATGATCCTTTCTGGTGAGGATTCCATCTTAATCTTGTCTGAAAGATACTTTAATGTTTCCTCAATGCTCTGTGTTTGACCTCCTCTCTTTGTCAGAAGGCCTTTTAAGagattctgattggactccagtgagaggcccagaaggaatcggaggaacaggtccaAGTATCCATTCTTACTCTGCAAGGCTTTGTCCACTGCACTCATGTGTAAGTGAGACAACTTGTCACACTTGAATGATTCATCAAACACATTTTCAGATTTCCCCAGCCATGATTCTAAAGCATATACTGCTGCAAGAAACTcttgaatgctcagatgcacaaagCTGAAGACCTTGTCTTGGTATAGCCCAGATTCTTCTTTAAACATCTCTGTACACAAGGCTGAGTACTCTGATGCCTCTGTGACATCAATGCCACACTCTGTCAGGTCTCCCTCATAGAATATAAGGTTACCCTTCTGCAACTGTTGGAAAGCAAGCTTTCCTAGTTTAAGGATCATGTCTTTGTCTGACTGAGACAGTTTCTTAGGGTTTGTCTCTGTGGCTTTGTTGTACTTTTTGTTTTTCACACTGGTTTGGATGAGCAGGAAGTGGGTGTTCATCTATGTCAGCGTTTTGGGGACTTCAACATTCTTTGTTTCTTTTAGCATTGTTTCAAGGACAGTGGCTGATATCCAACAGAAgacatgtggcacatgatgtagaggctttttgatgtcttcatctgtgtgatgattctgctggccaggtcctcatcacagattctcttcctgaagtactcctccttctgtgggtcattgaaacCTTTTACTTCTGTGACCTGGTCAACACACTTAAAGGGTATCTGACTGGCTGCTGCTGGTCGTGTGGTTATCCAGAGATGAGAAGACGGAAGCAGATTCCCtttgatgaggtttgtcagcagcacatccactgaggttggctCTGTGATGTCATACAGGTCCTCATTGTTCTGGAAATCTAGAGGATGTCGACACTCATCCAGACCGTCGAAAATAAAAAGAGTTTTGATTTCACCACACTGAATGCTGTCAATATCTTTCAGATCTGGGCAGTAGTATTGCAGAAGTTGCATCAGACTGTATTGACCCTTTTTCAGGTTAAGGTCACGGAAAGGAAGAGGAAATATGAAATGAagatcctgatttgcttttccctctgcccagtcaaggatgaacttctgcacagaaactgtttttccaatgccagccaTTCCTTTGGTCAGCACAGTCCTGATACGTTTTCTTTGTCCAGGTAAACTTTTGAAGATGTTGTTGCATTTGATTGCTGTCTTTTGTGTGGTTTGTTCCCTAGAAACAATCTCGATATGTCtcacctcatgttcattattgacctctccacTTCCAccttctgtgatgtagagctctatGTAGATGTCATTTAAGAGAGTTTGGTTTCCATGGTGTCCAATTCCTTCAAATATTTGTTGAAACTTCTGCCCCAGTTTAGTTTTAATTTCTCTGGCTTTCCAAAGAGTTTTATCTAGGAAAATAATAAGATTGATATTAGTTATCACAAAACAAGAAGATTCACTAGTTCAAAAGTGAAAATAGATTATGAAGACACTAGTCATTAGAAGTGATTAGTTAAATGGAGATTGGAGGTTGAAGAAGTATAAGAGATGGTGGTTGTAACCCCCTTTGATCCTTTGTCTGAAATGCAGTCTTACTTCTTATGTCTAGAAAGTTCAGTGTGATCTTCAAGGCACCCTCGCTTCCAAAACTCTCCAGCATTTTCTCCACCAAATCCAGAACATCTTCATTGTCCAGCTGCGTCTCAAAGCACTCTGGGTAACAATGGATCAGATGGTTTTGGAAGAGATTCAAATCACTCATGTTTATCAGTGTCTGACCTAGTAGAGACGAAGTGTCCAACGACATTGGGATCTACAAAAAAGGCAGATATCACTTAGTGAGAACATTCTACAAGAAGGAAGCAATCTTGGGAAACAGCTGTCAACATAAACAAGACAACAAGATAAGAGAAAGATTCAAAAAAGTTGTTCAGCGTGCAAGGctagatcccactgggcacagacgttagTTCTACGTCtatttttgatttacatttgattgagttgtcaactaacgtgaatttaACCAAAAATGTcaacatgtcattggatttaggttaaaagttaggTGAAAAAAAGACCAAATGCTTTTACATTGACTTTTTCAAATCCagtcagttttccatgttgattcaacgtcatcacattgattttttttgtgttgaaatgacgtggaaccaactttgattcaaccagtttttgcccagtgggatggttATTCAATGTTGTGTTCCTCTAGTAAGAATAGATACAGAACATCATTTCTTACCTCTATGTAGCGTTTTCTGTGGCCTCTGTGGTCCTCCACTGCACACACATTACAGATGAGTATCTGGTCTGTCTTACAGAAGACTTCCAGAGCTTTGTGGTGCAGCTGGCAGAGTTTCTGCTGCAGGTTTCCTGTCACCTCCACCAGGGTGTGTTTTTGCAGTGTAATGCTGCCTTATGTGGCTCTCACAGTAGGAGGCAGTGCAGATCAGACAGGACTTCACAGCTTTGAGCTTTTTCTCAGTGCAGAGATCACaggccacatctccaggtccagcgtAGCAGTGAGTTGACTCTGAGTGCTGATGTTGGAGAGGTTCAGGTGAGACAAAGACGCGTATGCACTGCCTgcagtaactgtgtccacaggggaTGGATACTTGATCCTTTGGCTCTCTTT
The DNA window shown above is from Coregonus clupeaformis isolate EN_2021a chromosome 18, ASM2061545v1, whole genome shotgun sequence and carries:
- the LOC121587170 gene encoding NACHT, LRR and PYD domains-containing protein 3-like is translated as MNTHFLLIQTSVKNKKYNKATETNPKKLSQSDKDMILKLGKLAFQQLQKGNLIFYEGDLTECGIDVTEASEYSALCTEMFKEESGLYQDKVFSFVHLSIQEFLAAVYALESWLGKSENVFDESFKCDKLSHLHMSAVDKALQSKNGYLDLFLRFLLGLSLESNQNLLKGLLTKRGGQTQSIEETLKYLSDKIKMESSPERIINLFHCLNELGDNSVVEEIQTSLRSGTLSETKLQPLQCSALAFVLLMSEEVLEEFDLKTYNTSEEGRLRLLPVVKTCKRASLAGCDLTYTSCWTLASALQTPNSPLTELDLGCNDLGDRGVKLLCAGLISSLYNIQILILGQCGLTEGCCSYLASVLKAPNSQLKQLELRDNNLQDSGVTLLCAGLKDPNCKLQELGLSRCGMTEGCCSDLASVLCSTKSQLKQLELRDNDLQDSGVTLLCDGLADPNCKLQKLG